A window of the Oncorhynchus keta strain PuntledgeMale-10-30-2019 unplaced genomic scaffold, Oket_V2 Un_scaffold_14703_pilon_pilon, whole genome shotgun sequence genome harbors these coding sequences:
- the LOC127927508 gene encoding UPF0746 protein DDB_G0281095-like, with protein MPAYHMKLPPSSLLNTTPTDMPAYHMKLPPSSLLNTTSTDMPAYHMKLPPASLLNTTPTDMPAYHMKLPPSSLHNTTPTDMPACHIAGAGAGAGAGAGAGAGAGAGAGAGAGAGAAEQEQEQEQEQEQEQEQEQEQEQEQEQEQEQEQEQEQEQEQEQEQKQEQEQEQEQEQEQEQEQKQEQEQEQEQEQEQEQEQEQEQKQEQEQEQEQKQEQEQEQEQEQEQEQKQEQEQEQEQEQEEEQEQEQEQEQEQEQEQEQEQEQEQEQEQEQEQEQEQEQEQEQEQEQEQEQEQKQEQSRSGHTQSRSAGSFCRA; from the exons ATGCCGGCCTATCATATGAaactccccccctcctctctactcaaCACCACACCCACCGACATGCCGGCCTATCATATGAaactccctccttcctctctactcAACACCACATCCACCGACATGCCGGCCTATCATATGAAACTCCCCCCCGCCTCTCTGCTCAACACCACACCCACTGACATGCCGGCCTATCATATGAaactccctccttcctctctacacAACACCACACCCACCGACATGCCGGCCTGTCATAT agcaggagcaggagcaggagcaggagcaggagcaggagcaggagcaggagcaggagcaggagcaggagcaggagcaggagcaggagcagctgagcaggagcaggagcaggagcaggagcaggaacaggaacaggagcaggagcaggagcaggagcaggagcaggagcaggagcaggagcaggagcaggaacaggaacaggaacaggagcaggaacaggagcaaaaacaggagcaggagcaggagcaggaacaggagcaggagcaggaacaggagcaaaaacaggagcaggagcaggagcaggaacaggaacaggagcaggagcaggagcaggaacaggagcaaaaacaggagcaggagcaggagcaggaacaAAAACAGGAGCAGGAGCAAgaacaggagcaggaacaggagcaggaacagaaacaggagcaggaacaggagcaggaacaggagcaggaagaggagcaggagcaggaacaggaacaggaacaggaacaggaacaggagcaggaacaggagcaggagcaggagcaggaacaggagcaggagcaggaacaggaacaggaacaggaacaggaacaggaacaggaacaggagcaggagcaggaacaggagcagAAGCAGGAACAGTCCAGATCAGGTCATACTCAGAGTAGATCAGCAGGTTCTTTCTGCAGGGCGTGA